One genomic region from Gossypium hirsutum isolate 1008001.06 chromosome D13, Gossypium_hirsutum_v2.1, whole genome shotgun sequence encodes:
- the LOC107919770 gene encoding uncharacterized protein, translating to MPPSSDDRSRARMPPNGALKCAHKSRPRTPRRGGREELRPLLELTSGDDEVPSAVGLRADSGGLMHDRHARPVIGEQRRWREQEACGAGSLGVRRLGLGFLSVP from the exons ATGCCTCCGTCGTCCGATGATCGGAGTCGTGCGAGGATGCCCCCCAACGGCGCCTTGAAGTGCGCTCATAAGTCGAGGCCGCGAACACCGAGACGAGGGGGAAGAGAAGAGCTTCGGCCCCTCCTTGAACTCACATCCGGCGACGATGAAGTTCCATCGGCGGTGGGTCTAAGGGCCGACTCAG GTGGTCTGATGCACGACCGACATGCGAGGCCGGTGATTGGAGAGCAACGGCGGTGGCGTGAGCAGGAGGCGTGCGGCGCTGGAAGCCTGGGCGTGCGGCGCTTAGGCCTAGGGTTTCTGTCTGTTCCCTAA